The Acidimicrobiia bacterium DNA window CTCGTGCGTCAGCGCACCGAGCTCGATCCCCACTGCGAGCATCTTGGGGGCGAACGACACCTGCGTCGCCCAGTTGAGCGTCATGCCGTTGCGGCGCTCGCCCTTGTCGGTGCAGCCCAGCACGTAGATTCCGCTCGGCATCGTCCATAACACCCGACGGCGCAACCGGTCGTACTCGTCGGGGTCCTTGCCTGCGGGAAACGGACCAACGGGTCCTTCTTGGACGGGCATGAGGCGCAGGCTACGCGCGCTGATCTCCCGCTACGGCACGACCTGCGTGTCGACGATGGTCAATCTTCGCCGAACGGCGACAAAGTCCCGTTCCCGGGCGATGCCTTCCGCCAGCGGGACGTCGAGAGCGGCCCACGCCAGCGCTTTGGCGGCCCGGACCGCTGCGGTCGGTCGGACGGCGATCCGGTCGGCAAGCTCGTCGGTGTGCGCGCGGAGGTCGGCGCGCGGCACGACTTCGTCGACGAATCCGCGCGCCAGCGCGTCGTGCGCGGGGATGCGGTCGCTGAGGAGGATCGTCGAGAGCGCGGCGCTGGTACCGACCACCCGCGGCAACGTCTGCGACGCGCCACCTGCGGGGATCATGCCGACGCCCGCCTCCGGGAGTGCGACGACACAATCGTCCGCCGCGAGGCGATAGTCGCACTGCAGTGCGAGCTCGAAGCCGAACCCGACCGCGTACCCGTGCATCGACGCGAGCATCGGCACCGCGACCGCGCGCAGCAGGCCCCACACATCTCTGCCCCATCGCGCATCGCGCATCGCCCACACTGACGGCGCGGTGCCGAACTCCTTCAGATCGGCGCCGGCGGAAAAGTGATCACCTGCCGCGCTGAACACCACCACCCGGACGCCCGGGTCGGCGATGACACCAGTCAGCACGTCGCACAGCTCGTCGCGCGTCGCGACGTCGTAGATGTTGATCGGCGGGTGATCGAAAACGATCTCGGTGATCGCACCGCGCGCGGACACGTGCAGCCGGTCAGCCACCGCGCGCCTCCACGCTGAACAGGTGCCCCACCGCGTCTTCGAGCGACACGCGCTCACGCGCGCGATCGCGACCGGACAAGAGCACGTTTGCGGCGACCAGCCCGGCAAGCAGCCCGGCCACCGGATCGGCGACCGACGAGCGCCCGAGGCGCGGCGGGTCGTACCGCGACGCCCAACCGCCGCGGCACTCCGCGGCGACCCCGTACCCCGGCCGGTCCTCGTGCGCGAACGCAGAGATCCGTACGACCGACAACGGCGGATCGGCGAGCCCGACGTTCGCGAGCACGCGGGGCGTGGTGCCGTCAACGAGGAGATGCGCGCCGTCGAGCAGCTCCTCGAACTGGTCGCGCTGGGCATCGTCGCCGAGGTCGAGCGGCACTTCCTCCTGATCGCGCATGAGCGCGTCGCGTAACGGGAACGGATCCGGACGGCTCGGATGCGTCACCCGCACGACGT harbors:
- a CDS encoding enoyl-CoA hydratase/isomerase family protein, giving the protein MADRLHVSARGAITEIVFDHPPINIYDVATRDELCDVLTGVIADPGVRVVVFSAAGDHFSAGADLKEFGTAPSVWAMRDARWGRDVWGLLRAVAVPMLASMHGYAVGFGFELALQCDYRLAADDCVVALPEAGVGMIPAGGASQTLPRVVGTSAALSTILLSDRIPAHDALARGFVDEVVPRADLRAHTDELADRIAVRPTAAVRAAKALAWAALDVPLAEGIARERDFVAVRRRLTIVDTQVVP
- a CDS encoding CoA transferase gives rise to the protein MTALTTREPGVAIARRAARELCDALGIPLLRPARPGSVGLLPPPIVLRAADGWVHPGPPTAWDDFTAMVDALGGDLSTLAAEAVDAEAGAWRLPAVAVRAAPAAAPRVLFPDARVQLGGARVVVLGATWAAPLTGLVLATLGAHVVRVTHPSRPDPFPLRDALMRDQEEVPLDLGDDAQRDQFEELLDGAHLLVDGTTPRVLANVGLADPPLSVVRISAFAHEDRPGYGVAAECRGGWASRYDPPRLGRSSVADPVAGLLAGLVAANVLLSGRDRARERVSLEDAVGHLFSVEARGG